TGGGGCTCCCAGTCGTGCCCGAAAGGGCCTCCATCACTCCATCTCCCAAGAACACAGCGGGGCCGATGTCCGAACGGATTCGACGTGGCATGCTGATCAAGAACACCGGGTCCGAGGCCGTGGAAGTGTCCATGTCATCCCGCCGGCTCCACCTCAATCCCGGCGAGGCGTCGTTCATCACGGCCGAGGAGGTGCGGGATTCTACTCTTCGGGTAGCGCTCCAAGAACGGTCGATCGCCATCGTTCGTCCAGCGACCTCCGCCGAGGACGAGGCCCTGAGTGAGCGCCTCGACGACCAGTAGCCATTCGACGCTGCCCCTCTTTCACACCCTCGTCCGTCTCCCCGATGAATGTTCTTGCCCTGGAGCCCTGGTACAGCGGGTCCCGCCGCCGCTTTCTGGATGGGCTTGCTGAGCACAGCGCGCACGATATCCGCTCGGTGACCATGCCGGGACGGTTCTGGCAGTGGCGGATGGAGGGCGGCGGCGTAACCCTGGCCCAGAAGGTGCGCTCGGTCGTGAACGACGGCTTCCGGCCCGACCTGCTCTTTGCCACGGACATGGTCAACCTCCCGGCTGTGTTGTCCCTGGCCCGCCTTCACCTCGATGACGTGCCGGCCATCGTGTACTTCCACGAAAACCAGCTCACCTACCCGGTGCCCCCTGACGAGGAGCGGGAGCGGGCCTACGCCATCACGAATTACCTGTCGGCCCTGGCCGCCGATCGGGTCGTCTTCAACACCCAGTCGCATTTCGACGAGTTCACCGAGGCACTTCCCCAGCTCCTCCGCAATTTTCCCGACTTCACCAATATGCACACCGTGCGCGACATCCGCGACAAGAGCACGGTGCTGCATCCGGGCATCGATCTCGCGGCCCACGACACGTACAAAAGCACGGGCGCGGACCGAACGCCACGCGGCACCGCCCCGCCCGTCGTGCTCTGGAACCAGCGGTGGGAGTACGACAAGAACCCGTCGGGCTTTTTTCGGATGATGAACCGGCTCGACGACGTCAAGGTGCCGTTTCGACTCATCCTGGCGGGGAAGCACTTCTACGAGCAGCCGGAGGAGTTTGAGCGGGCCTTCGAACGATACGCC
This is a stretch of genomic DNA from Salinibacter grassmerensis. It encodes these proteins:
- a CDS encoding tRNA-queuosine alpha-mannosyltransferase domain-containing protein, with the translated sequence MNVLALEPWYSGSRRRFLDGLAEHSAHDIRSVTMPGRFWQWRMEGGGVTLAQKVRSVVNDGFRPDLLFATDMVNLPAVLSLARLHLDDVPAIVYFHENQLTYPVPPDEERERAYAITNYLSALAADRVVFNTQSHFDEFTEALPQLLRNFPDFTNMHTVRDIRDKSTVLHPGIDLAAHDTYKSTGADRTPRGTAPPVVLWNQRWEYDKNPSGFFRMMNRLDDVKVPFRLILAGKHFYEQPEEFERAFERYAGRVLHYGYAEDFDQYSRLLHRADVVVSTARHEFFGVAIQEAIYCGCHPVLPNRLSYPELIPQTHHRPLLHAPVLYDDEDHLFEVLRSILKQDERPLPPDTLHQMPEPLDWRTHAQNYDELFETVAEQSLTPA